From Kangiella sp. TOML190, one genomic window encodes:
- the mltF gene encoding membrane-bound lytic murein transglycosylase MltF → MNCIFKFPHWLLGLSLVACLLLVTACQRQPQNQLEEIKARGYIKVYTRIAPTTMYIGDQDFTGFEYELVKLFADYLEVDVQIITENDLAKMMSELEKGHADLIAAGLTVTKERVKKLRFSPSYQEISSKLVYKQGQKRPRDFSQIEGGLMVLANSSHSATLRKEQENYPELTWSETNEFSASELLDKVLDETIRYTVADSNDLELARQVEPELAVAFSISGKQNLAWALAKNSDDSLFAKVIEFFNQARTDGSIDYLIERYYGHLTKFDYVGSREFIRAIDSRLEAFIPDFIQAASDDLDWRFLAAMGYQESHWKPDARSPTGVRGLMMLTQNTAKQLGIKDRLDPKQSIIGGADYFRLMLQKIPERITDPDRNWFALAGYNVGFGHLEDARRLAQADGQVPDTWQVIKDYLPLLRQKKWYSKTRFGYARGNEPVRYVGNIRQYYAVLQQLFNLDGSRKQLEQEPVELELEETLAPELEQTENQAESQIDQ, encoded by the coding sequence ATGAACTGCATTTTTAAATTCCCGCATTGGCTATTAGGCCTAAGCCTTGTCGCTTGCCTATTGCTCGTCACCGCTTGTCAGCGCCAACCTCAAAACCAGCTGGAAGAAATTAAAGCCCGCGGCTATATCAAGGTTTATACCCGTATTGCCCCAACCACCATGTACATTGGCGATCAAGACTTTACCGGTTTTGAATACGAATTGGTCAAACTGTTCGCCGACTACCTTGAGGTCGATGTACAAATTATTACGGAAAACGATCTGGCAAAAATGATGTCAGAGCTGGAAAAAGGTCACGCAGATCTGATCGCCGCGGGTCTTACCGTCACCAAAGAGCGAGTAAAAAAACTACGGTTTTCACCCAGCTATCAAGAGATCAGCAGCAAGCTCGTTTACAAACAAGGACAAAAACGCCCTAGAGATTTTAGTCAAATTGAAGGCGGCTTGATGGTATTAGCCAATTCTTCACATTCCGCGACTCTACGAAAAGAGCAAGAGAATTATCCTGAGCTTACCTGGAGCGAAACCAACGAATTCAGTGCTTCAGAGCTGCTAGATAAGGTGCTGGACGAGACTATTCGCTATACCGTCGCCGACTCCAATGATTTAGAGCTGGCGCGCCAAGTCGAGCCGGAATTGGCTGTTGCTTTTAGCATTTCAGGTAAACAAAACTTAGCTTGGGCTTTAGCCAAAAATAGCGATGATAGTTTGTTTGCAAAGGTGATTGAATTTTTTAATCAAGCACGAACCGATGGCAGTATTGACTACCTTATCGAGCGCTACTATGGCCATTTAACCAAGTTTGATTATGTTGGTAGCCGAGAATTTATTCGTGCTATTGATAGCCGTTTAGAAGCGTTTATTCCTGATTTTATACAAGCTGCTAGCGATGATCTCGATTGGCGATTTTTAGCGGCAATGGGTTATCAAGAGTCCCACTGGAAACCCGATGCCCGCTCACCTACTGGTGTTCGTGGTCTAATGATGCTAACACAAAATACTGCCAAACAGCTGGGTATTAAAGATCGACTCGATCCCAAACAAAGCATCATTGGCGGCGCGGATTACTTTCGCTTAATGCTACAAAAAATCCCTGAGCGGATAACCGATCCCGACCGTAATTGGTTCGCTTTGGCTGGCTATAACGTTGGTTTTGGCCACCTTGAAGATGCTAGGCGCCTAGCGCAAGCCGATGGTCAAGTTCCCGACACTTGGCAGGTAATCAAAGATTATTTACCGCTTTTACGGCAAAAGAAGTGGTATTCAAAGACTCGCTTTGGCTATGCTCGAGGTAATGAACCGGTGCGCTATGTAGGTAACATCCGCCAATACTATGCGGTATTGCAACAACTGTTTAACCTAGACGGCTCTCGCAAACAACTTGAACAAGAGCCAGTTGAGTTGGAGCTTGAGGAAACTCTCGCTCCCGAATTAGAACAAACTGAAAACCAAGCCGAAAGCCAAATCGACCAATAA
- a CDS encoding GspE/PulE family protein yields MLSTFQILDALKKDGWITDEQFQAARVHVRQGNLQLTPIEQVADLCLTRFDDSRQILDEEAVTKYVASLLGKKYFKIDPLKIDVDSVTQVMSLAYAERHKILALEVQEELIIMAVLEPDNLSWQQGLEQTTRKRIVPVLANPALVKRYQKEFYQLSASIKGANKTKLQADNTVGNLEQLIELKGSEEADANDQHIVQIVDWLLQYAFKQRASDIHIEPRREIGKVRFRIDGVLHEVYQLPISITHAVVSRFKILGRMDLAERRKPLDGRVKTKNPDGMEIELRLSTLPTAFGEKFVGRIFDPTVLDRDFLQLGLEPETEHLWRDLIGNPTGIVLLTGPTGSGKTTTLYTSLDLLATSEVNICTIEDPIEMVDPKLNQMQVHHDIDLDFASGIRALLRQDPDIIMIGEIRDKETAHMAVQAALTGHLVISTLHTNDSSSAITRLMEIGVEPYLINATMLGVMAQRLVRTLCERCKKATKLEPVAWQSLVGDEQKVTMPETVYEPVGCDYCRNTGYQGRQGVYELFRVTDELKHLIHDKIDLAEVRKQNVRDGMNLLRISGAFKVASGKTTIEEVLRVAPRSN; encoded by the coding sequence ATGCTTTCTACCTTTCAAATTTTAGATGCACTAAAAAAAGACGGCTGGATCACCGATGAGCAGTTTCAAGCGGCTCGGGTACATGTGCGTCAGGGTAATTTGCAATTAACTCCAATCGAGCAAGTAGCAGATCTGTGTTTGACTCGTTTTGATGACAGTCGACAAATTCTCGATGAAGAAGCGGTCACCAAATACGTTGCCTCTTTATTAGGAAAAAAGTACTTCAAAATTGATCCCTTGAAAATTGATGTAGACTCGGTGACTCAAGTTATGTCGCTAGCCTATGCCGAGCGGCATAAGATCTTGGCGCTAGAAGTCCAAGAAGAATTGATTATCATGGCGGTGTTAGAACCGGATAACTTAAGTTGGCAGCAAGGTCTTGAGCAAACCACGCGCAAACGAATTGTACCTGTGCTGGCTAACCCTGCTTTAGTAAAGCGTTATCAAAAAGAATTTTATCAGCTGTCGGCTTCGATCAAGGGTGCTAACAAGACGAAACTCCAAGCGGACAATACGGTTGGTAATCTGGAACAATTGATTGAACTTAAAGGCTCCGAAGAGGCCGATGCTAACGACCAGCATATTGTACAAATCGTTGATTGGTTATTGCAATATGCCTTTAAACAAAGAGCCAGTGATATCCATATAGAGCCGCGAAGGGAAATTGGTAAAGTCAGGTTTCGTATTGATGGGGTTTTGCACGAGGTTTACCAACTACCGATTTCCATTACTCATGCGGTGGTGTCACGGTTTAAAATTCTAGGGCGAATGGACTTGGCAGAAAGGCGTAAACCGCTGGATGGACGGGTCAAAACTAAAAATCCCGATGGCATGGAAATAGAGCTACGACTATCCACCTTGCCCACTGCTTTTGGTGAAAAGTTTGTTGGTCGTATTTTTGACCCCACAGTGTTAGATCGTGATTTTTTGCAATTGGGACTGGAGCCAGAAACAGAGCATTTATGGCGCGATCTGATCGGTAATCCTACCGGTATCGTGCTCTTAACGGGGCCAACGGGTTCGGGTAAAACCACCACCCTTTACACTTCTTTGGATTTGCTGGCGACCAGCGAGGTGAATATTTGTACCATCGAAGATCCGATTGAGATGGTCGATCCCAAGCTCAATCAGATGCAGGTTCATCATGATATTGATCTAGATTTCGCTTCTGGTATCCGAGCTTTGCTGCGGCAAGATCCGGACATTATCATGATTGGCGAAATTCGTGATAAAGAGACGGCCCACATGGCTGTCCAAGCCGCTTTAACCGGTCACTTAGTGATTTCCACTTTACACACCAATGACTCTTCTTCAGCAATTACCCGTTTGATGGAGATTGGAGTCGAGCCTTACTTAATTAACGCCACCATGTTAGGGGTGATGGCGCAGCGTTTGGTCAGAACTCTGTGCGAGCGCTGTAAAAAAGCTACCAAGCTTGAACCGGTTGCGTGGCAGTCTTTAGTCGGCGATGAGCAAAAAGTTACTATGCCGGAAACGGTGTATGAGCCGGTTGGGTGCGACTATTGTCGAAATACCGGTTATCAAGGACGACAAGGAGTTTATGAGCTATTTAGAGTGACCGATGAACTTAAACATTTAATTCACGACAAAATTGATTTGGCCGAAGTTCGAAAACAAAACGTTCGTGATGGCATGAATTTATTGCGGATTAGTGGCGCCTTCAAGGTGGCGAGCGGAAAAACCACTATTGAAGAAGTGTTGAGGGTTGCGCCGCGTTCAAATTAA
- the prfC gene encoding peptide chain release factor 3 yields MSKLVEQIENRRTFAIISHPDAGKTTITEKVLLFGNQIQEAGVVKGRGGKHATSDWMELEKQRGISVTTSVMQFPYGGRTVNLLDTPGHEDFSEDTYRTLTAVDSALMVIDAAKGVEARTIKLMEVCRLRDTPIVTFMNKMDRDIRDPIELLDEVEEVLNIKCSPVSWPIGMGKQFKGVYHILEDKTYLYQSGQGHTIQAERIIEGLDNPELDTAVGPLADDLREELELVQGASHEFDKAEFLAGKLTPVYFGTALGNFGVNHMLDGLVEWAPSPMPRQSEEREVTATEEKFSAFVFKIQANMDPQHRDRIAFARICSGKYNKGMKMRHVRINKNISVNNALTFLAGDREHLEEAYAGDIIGLHNHGTIQIGDTFTEGEILKFKGIPNFAPELFRRVRLKDPMKNKALLKGLVQLSEEGATQVFKPQESNDLVLGAVGVLQFDVVAHRLKNEYKVECIYDQVSVATARWVECDDDKKLEEFKRKNSQNLALDGGENWTYLAPSMVNLNLAIERWPEVRFFETREH; encoded by the coding sequence ATGTCCAAACTTGTTGAACAAATCGAAAATCGTCGCACTTTTGCCATTATTTCGCACCCTGATGCGGGTAAAACTACCATTACTGAAAAAGTGCTCTTATTCGGTAATCAGATCCAAGAAGCAGGGGTGGTCAAAGGCCGAGGTGGCAAGCACGCTACTTCAGACTGGATGGAGCTGGAAAAGCAGCGTGGTATTTCGGTTACCACCTCGGTGATGCAGTTTCCTTATGGCGGACGTACCGTAAACCTCTTGGATACGCCTGGTCACGAAGATTTTTCTGAAGATACTTACCGTACATTAACTGCGGTGGATTCAGCTTTAATGGTGATAGATGCGGCCAAGGGTGTGGAAGCGCGAACCATTAAGTTGATGGAAGTTTGTCGCTTGCGCGATACGCCGATTGTGACCTTTATGAATAAAATGGATCGCGATATTCGAGATCCGATTGAACTGTTGGACGAAGTGGAAGAGGTTCTGAATATCAAATGTTCGCCAGTATCTTGGCCAATTGGGATGGGTAAACAATTTAAAGGGGTTTATCATATCCTTGAGGATAAAACCTATTTGTATCAGTCAGGACAGGGCCATACCATTCAAGCCGAGCGGATCATTGAAGGTTTGGATAACCCCGAGCTGGATACCGCGGTTGGCCCCTTAGCGGATGATTTGCGCGAAGAGTTAGAGTTGGTACAAGGCGCTAGCCATGAATTTGATAAAGCTGAATTTTTAGCGGGCAAATTAACCCCAGTTTACTTTGGTACAGCATTAGGCAACTTTGGGGTTAACCATATGCTTGACGGACTGGTGGAATGGGCGCCAAGTCCGATGCCTCGTCAGTCAGAAGAGCGAGAAGTTACTGCCACCGAAGAAAAGTTTTCTGCTTTTGTATTTAAAATTCAGGCCAATATGGATCCGCAGCATCGTGATCGGATTGCTTTTGCCCGAATTTGTAGCGGTAAATACAATAAAGGGATGAAGATGCGCCACGTTCGTATTAATAAAAATATATCCGTAAACAATGCGCTAACTTTCCTAGCGGGCGATCGTGAGCACTTAGAGGAAGCTTACGCCGGAGATATTATTGGGCTGCATAATCATGGAACTATTCAAATTGGCGATACCTTTACCGAAGGTGAAATCCTTAAGTTTAAAGGGATCCCTAATTTTGCGCCGGAACTTTTTAGAAGGGTGCGTTTAAAAGATCCGATGAAGAATAAAGCCTTGCTTAAAGGCTTGGTTCAGTTGTCCGAAGAAGGGGCAACTCAAGTGTTTAAACCGCAAGAATCCAATGACTTGGTATTGGGTGCAGTGGGTGTGTTGCAGTTTGATGTAGTTGCACATCGGCTGAAAAACGAATATAAAGTAGAGTGTATCTACGATCAGGTTAGCGTGGCGACGGCCCGTTGGGTTGAGTGCGATGATGATAAGAAGTTGGAAGAGTTTAAACGTAAAAATTCGCAAAACTTAGCACTGGATGGTGGCGAAAACTGGACCTATTTGGCACCCTCTATGGTAAATTTGAATTTAGCGATAGAGCGTTGGCCGGAAGTTCGTTTCTTTGAAACGCGGGAACATTAG
- a CDS encoding acyl-CoA dehydrogenase: MTGLWQLLIMVLVAGVCAYNRWPMKKVMIANLAALALIWLASDLSWGFYLSAITYGVVALFYLLPDLRMDWISRKAYNFMQKVLPPMNETEKVALEAGDVWWDGDLFQGNPDWNKMLKIEKPTLNEEEQSFVDNETEQLCEMLDDWDIVHKRKDLPPEVWQFIKDKGFLGMIIPKEYGGKGFSALAHSTVVTKLSTRSASAAVTVMVPNSLGPGELLLHYGTDAQKDYYLPRLAAGKEIPCFALTSPVAGSDAGAIPDKGVVCMGKHEGKDVLGIKINWNKRYITLAPVATIVGLAFKLYDPDGLLGDTDKEDYGITCALIPSDHPGVEIGQRHLPMNQAFMNGTTKGKDVFIPLDMIIGGKEFAGQGWRMLMESLAAGRSISLPAMGAACAKLSYRMTGAYAMVREQFKTPIARFEGIEEAMARIAGMTYRIEAMRTMTAGAVDLGVKPSVVSAIAKYHMTEMGRQIMNDSMDIHAGRAIIMGERNYLANGYMSQPIGITVEGANILTRNLMIFGQGAVRCHPYVFREMMAAQLEDKEEGVKRFDSLLFRHIGYGVSNFARTLGLGLSAGKLAAKPVAGRTGKYYQQLTRMSSVLALTSDVAMGMLGGDLKRKERLSARLADVLSHLYMASAVLKYYEDNERPISDLPYVQWNIESSLEQMQQALYEFYGNFPNQWVGKLLRFVAFPYGKSYRKPSDRLDREVVKPMLTKSDIRERLTNYSFVGEASDDVTGRVEQAFFKVLAADEVRRKLRKAMKAKQLDKNATNMERIEQAIEKGIINQEEHQILVDAEEARMDVIQVDDYSHEQISGVVTENKSSKSKTKAA, encoded by the coding sequence ATGACTGGATTATGGCAGTTATTGATAATGGTGTTAGTGGCGGGCGTTTGCGCTTATAACCGCTGGCCAATGAAAAAAGTAATGATTGCTAATTTGGCGGCTTTGGCGCTAATTTGGCTGGCCAGCGATTTGTCATGGGGTTTTTACCTGTCAGCGATAACTTATGGCGTGGTGGCACTATTTTATTTATTGCCGGATTTACGGATGGATTGGATCTCGCGTAAAGCTTATAACTTTATGCAAAAGGTTTTGCCGCCAATGAATGAAACTGAAAAAGTAGCGCTTGAGGCTGGCGATGTTTGGTGGGATGGCGATCTGTTCCAAGGAAATCCAGATTGGAACAAGATGCTTAAGATCGAAAAGCCGACTTTAAATGAAGAAGAGCAGTCTTTCGTCGATAATGAAACTGAACAACTTTGCGAAATGCTTGACGATTGGGATATTGTGCATAAGCGCAAAGACTTACCACCAGAGGTTTGGCAGTTCATAAAAGATAAAGGCTTTTTGGGAATGATTATCCCGAAAGAGTATGGCGGTAAAGGCTTTTCAGCTTTGGCACACTCTACTGTTGTGACCAAGCTTTCTACCCGTAGCGCTTCGGCCGCGGTTACGGTCATGGTACCTAATTCTTTAGGGCCAGGTGAATTGTTACTGCACTATGGTACTGACGCGCAAAAAGATTATTATTTACCGCGCTTAGCAGCGGGTAAAGAAATTCCATGTTTTGCCTTAACTTCGCCAGTGGCCGGTTCTGATGCTGGTGCGATTCCCGATAAGGGCGTGGTTTGTATGGGCAAACACGAAGGTAAAGACGTTTTAGGGATCAAAATTAATTGGAACAAACGTTACATCACCTTGGCGCCAGTGGCGACCATCGTTGGTTTGGCCTTTAAGCTTTACGATCCTGATGGCTTGCTAGGCGATACTGACAAAGAAGACTATGGCATTACCTGCGCTTTGATCCCGAGCGATCACCCTGGCGTGGAAATTGGCCAACGTCATTTACCGATGAATCAAGCCTTTATGAACGGTACTACTAAAGGCAAAGACGTTTTTATTCCGCTGGACATGATTATTGGTGGTAAAGAGTTCGCTGGTCAGGGCTGGCGTATGTTGATGGAATCATTAGCCGCCGGGCGTTCTATTTCGTTGCCTGCAATGGGTGCGGCTTGTGCTAAGTTGTCGTATCGCATGACGGGTGCTTATGCCATGGTGCGCGAGCAATTTAAGACACCGATCGCGCGCTTTGAAGGTATCGAAGAAGCGATGGCACGAATTGCTGGCATGACTTATCGCATCGAAGCAATGCGTACTATGACCGCTGGTGCTGTAGATTTGGGCGTGAAACCTTCGGTGGTTTCAGCCATTGCTAAGTACCACATGACGGAAATGGGTCGTCAAATCATGAACGATTCCATGGATATTCATGCAGGACGAGCCATTATCATGGGCGAGCGAAATTATCTTGCTAATGGTTATATGAGTCAGCCGATTGGTATTACCGTGGAAGGCGCTAATATTTTGACTCGTAACTTGATGATTTTTGGACAAGGCGCGGTGCGTTGTCATCCTTATGTGTTCCGCGAAATGATGGCGGCGCAACTTGAAGATAAAGAAGAGGGTGTGAAGCGTTTCGATAGTCTATTGTTCCGTCATATTGGTTATGGTGTTAGCAATTTTGCGCGTACCTTAGGTTTAGGCTTGAGCGCAGGAAAGTTGGCAGCTAAGCCTGTTGCCGGTCGTACCGGAAAATACTATCAACAATTGACTCGTATGAGCTCGGTTTTAGCGCTCACCTCTGACGTGGCGATGGGTATGCTTGGCGGTGATCTAAAGCGAAAAGAGCGCTTATCGGCACGTTTAGCCGATGTGTTAAGCCATTTATATATGGCTTCGGCGGTACTTAAATACTATGAAGACAACGAGCGGCCAATTTCAGATTTACCCTATGTGCAATGGAATATCGAGTCTAGCTTGGAGCAAATGCAACAAGCCTTGTACGAATTTTATGGTAATTTCCCGAATCAATGGGTAGGCAAATTATTGCGTTTTGTCGCTTTCCCGTATGGCAAAAGCTACCGTAAACCAAGCGATCGGTTGGATCGCGAGGTGGTCAAACCGATGCTGACGAAAAGTGATATTCGCGAGCGATTAACCAACTATTCGTTTGTTGGCGAAGCTTCTGATGATGTGACTGGTCGTGTCGAACAAGCCTTCTTCAAGGTGCTAGCCGCTGACGAGGTTCGCCGTAAATTGCGTAAAGCGATGAAGGCCAAGCAACTGGATAAAAATGCGACCAATATGGAGCGAATCGAGCAGGCCATTGAAAAGGGTATCATCAATCAAGAAGAACATCAGATCTTGGTGGATGCGGAAGAAGCCCGGATGGATGTGATTCAGGTGGATGATTATTCGCATGAACAAATCTCTGGCGTGGTCACGGAAAACAAATCAAGCAAGAGCAAAACCAAAGCTGCCTAA
- the rimI gene encoding ribosomal protein S18-alanine N-acetyltransferase, with protein MHQLQIASLSKSDLDSIVELESKVHPFAWSRQAHLDSIEAGYPSLVLTENNQLIGFVIFNYLSDECHLLDIAVDRQHLRQGHAKRLLSAMLEKARQAGMIKVILEVRASNLAALNLYLALGFERIGLRKNYYRGYIDNMPKQEKGREDAIVMEKAL; from the coding sequence ATGCATCAGTTGCAAATAGCTTCTTTAAGCAAAAGTGACCTTGATTCGATCGTCGAACTTGAGTCAAAAGTTCACCCCTTTGCTTGGTCGCGCCAAGCACATCTTGATAGCATCGAAGCGGGTTATCCGAGCTTGGTGTTAACTGAAAATAACCAGCTTATTGGTTTTGTTATCTTTAATTATCTGTCTGATGAGTGTCACCTTTTGGATATTGCTGTTGATCGGCAGCACCTTAGGCAAGGTCATGCCAAACGTTTGCTTAGTGCTATGTTAGAAAAGGCACGCCAGGCGGGGATGATAAAGGTGATTTTAGAGGTTCGAGCTTCAAATCTTGCTGCCCTTAATCTATATCTAGCTTTGGGTTTTGAGCGTATTGGGCTGCGAAAGAATTATTATCGTGGCTATATCGATAATATGCCTAAGCAAGAAAAAGGGCGTGAGGATGCCATTGTGATGGAAAAAGCTTTATAA
- a CDS encoding diguanylate cyclase yields MQLKIDKKVLEQAESIAAESYWKLPMPKEFERVYLLNNYQARIKHFRIFIYIGIFLLALYGVAEIYNVKDGNYLALIMRYGIAVPAALFAVQFFDKPKYALYQDWIISLSGVVICALIFVSRYQAFVQDQFYYYYGYIILICYINIVIQPRFIPSLIASLVVCVGGISFYYFLDMPTNRYVFLVFDTCFFVFLSLVSNYYIQLSVRKLYARSLLQDRARKSEQKAKDKLFKLSNIDALTQLSNRRFFDEAKDSFDKPDTGVLFIDIDHFKDFNDLYGHIAGDDCICEVAKTIAQNVRKNDLSARYGGEEFVILMDATEPEVIKLIGTRIIEQIKALQIPHESSAHKVVTVCVGWSYLTEKRSLQQGLQLADQALYQAKSQGRNQLYPL; encoded by the coding sequence ATGCAGTTAAAAATTGACAAAAAAGTTCTAGAGCAAGCTGAGTCGATTGCCGCGGAAAGCTATTGGAAGCTACCAATGCCCAAAGAGTTTGAGCGCGTCTATTTACTGAACAATTACCAAGCTCGCATTAAACATTTTCGGATATTCATCTATATCGGTATTTTCCTGTTGGCGCTTTATGGCGTAGCAGAAATTTATAACGTGAAAGATGGTAATTATTTAGCACTTATTATGCGCTATGGTATTGCCGTGCCAGCTGCTTTGTTCGCGGTGCAGTTTTTTGATAAACCGAAATATGCTCTATATCAAGACTGGATCATTTCTTTGAGTGGTGTGGTGATTTGTGCCTTGATTTTTGTGAGTCGTTACCAAGCCTTTGTGCAAGATCAATTCTACTATTATTACGGCTACATTATCCTCATTTGTTATATCAATATCGTTATCCAACCAAGATTTATCCCTTCATTAATAGCTTCGCTAGTGGTTTGCGTTGGTGGCATTAGCTTTTACTATTTTTTGGATATGCCAACCAATCGCTATGTGTTTTTGGTCTTTGACACCTGTTTTTTTGTGTTTTTGAGCTTAGTTTCGAACTACTATATTCAGCTTAGTGTGCGTAAGCTTTATGCTCGAAGCTTGCTGCAAGACCGAGCCAGAAAAAGCGAACAGAAAGCAAAAGATAAGCTTTTTAAATTATCCAATATCGATGCCTTAACCCAGCTTTCTAATCGGCGTTTTTTTGATGAAGCCAAGGACAGTTTTGATAAGCCGGATACGGGTGTGTTGTTTATTGATATTGATCACTTCAAAGACTTTAATGATCTTTATGGTCATATCGCTGGAGATGACTGTATTTGCGAGGTTGCTAAGACCATTGCTCAGAACGTTCGCAAAAATGATCTCTCAGCTCGATATGGTGGCGAAGAATTTGTCATTTTAATGGATGCTACTGAGCCTGAGGTTATAAAGTTAATTGGGACACGAATTATTGAGCAGATCAAAGCTTTACAGATCCCCCATGAGTCTTCCGCTCATAAGGTAGTGACTGTTTGTGTCGGCTGGTCTTATTTGACCGAAAAGCGTAGCCTACAACAAGGTTTGCAACTTGCTGATCAGGCTTTATATCAAGCCAAGAGTCAAGGCCGAAATCAACTTTATCCACTCTAA
- a CDS encoding TatD family hydrolase, which translates to MFFKKKKQTQKIERKLFDSICHLDFPIFDKERDSIFERMPKLGIDGILIAGVTQDKWRFIRQLAALKKNVYSAIGLHPEFLQQHSKKNIRDLELAVSVKPLWAIGEIGLDYYEKNIDRKAQVDLFSAQLNIAKAAELPVILHVRKAHEDTLAYIKAQNFQQGGIVHAFNGSIQQAERYIDLGFKLSFGGAITYPNAVKLKKLVTELPLESMVLETNSPDMKPANSRKAYNTPFQIFDVFNEVCKLRQESADDIARITCQNSKQILRIQ; encoded by the coding sequence GTGTTTTTTAAGAAGAAAAAGCAGACTCAAAAAATCGAAAGAAAACTGTTTGATAGTATTTGTCATTTGGACTTTCCGATATTTGATAAAGAACGCGATTCAATTTTCGAAAGGATGCCCAAACTTGGGATCGATGGTATTTTAATAGCTGGAGTGACTCAAGATAAATGGCGCTTTATTCGTCAATTAGCAGCGCTGAAAAAAAATGTATATTCAGCGATAGGTTTACATCCTGAGTTTTTGCAACAACATTCCAAAAAAAATATTCGTGATCTAGAGCTTGCGGTGTCGGTTAAACCACTATGGGCGATTGGCGAAATCGGCTTGGACTACTACGAAAAAAATATTGATCGCAAGGCGCAGGTGGATCTTTTTTCCGCTCAGCTAAACATTGCAAAAGCTGCCGAGTTGCCTGTTATTCTCCACGTTCGCAAGGCGCACGAAGATACTTTAGCTTACATAAAGGCGCAGAACTTCCAACAGGGAGGGATTGTGCATGCTTTTAATGGCAGTATCCAACAGGCCGAGCGTTATATCGATTTAGGCTTTAAGCTAAGTTTTGGCGGCGCTATTACCTACCCAAACGCGGTGAAATTAAAAAAACTGGTGACCGAACTGCCTTTAGAGTCGATGGTGTTAGAAACCAATTCACCAGATATGAAACCGGCTAATAGCCGCAAAGCTTACAATACTCCCTTCCAAATTTTTGACGTTTTCAACGAAGTCTGTAAGTTGCGTCAAGAATCAGCCGATGATATTGCGCGTATCACTTGTCAAAACTCCAAACAAATACTTCGAATCCAATAG